A region from the Terriglobia bacterium genome encodes:
- a CDS encoding terminase, protein MSLVELVLLEELGKNLNVIPGPDKNIREILMRALLRIRDKQGGLQPLVLNRAQHDYQRHCGKKNIVLKARQLGITTYVAARFFLRTITQPGTLTVQVAHDQRAAEQIFRIVYRFLENLPESLRKSLYTSRANVRQVVFPEIDCEYRVETASDRHAGRGLTIQNLHCSEVAMWPDGAAALAALRAAVPPGGEIVLESTPNGAAGAFYREWQNAGETGYIRHFFPWWLDESYRVTGRPVGALSEEERMLIEQHGLDEDQIAFRRDVKANFGARAREEFAEDAQTCFRSSGECVFELDTLEERLKNLVEPIERRDNGRLRIWLPFVAGRRFIIGVDPAGGGIDGDFACAQVVDRDTGLQCAELLGHLRPEELAREIARLGREYGDALVAVERNNHGHAVLACLQLQERYANLFHEGGGPRREAGWLTTAANRPPMLENLAAVLRANPSSLQSPRLLEQCRTFVRGKDGRAEAAAGSHDDAVMAMAIALAVRAQLA, encoded by the coding sequence GTGAGTTTGGTGGAGTTGGTTCTGCTGGAAGAGCTCGGGAAGAACTTGAACGTTATTCCCGGGCCGGACAAAAACATTCGCGAAATCCTGATGCGTGCGCTGTTGCGGATTCGCGACAAGCAAGGGGGCCTGCAGCCGCTGGTCCTCAACCGCGCACAGCACGATTACCAGAGGCACTGCGGAAAGAAAAACATCGTTCTAAAGGCCAGGCAGCTTGGGATCACGACTTACGTGGCGGCGCGGTTCTTTCTGCGGACGATCACGCAACCGGGAACCCTGACGGTGCAGGTGGCGCACGACCAGCGCGCGGCGGAACAGATATTTCGGATTGTTTATCGATTCCTGGAGAACCTGCCGGAATCGCTACGGAAATCTTTGTACACGTCGCGCGCGAACGTGCGCCAGGTTGTCTTTCCCGAGATCGATTGCGAATATCGCGTGGAGACAGCCTCGGACCGGCACGCCGGACGCGGCCTGACAATCCAGAACCTGCATTGCTCCGAGGTGGCCATGTGGCCCGACGGTGCTGCGGCGCTCGCGGCTTTACGCGCGGCTGTGCCGCCGGGCGGTGAAATCGTTCTGGAATCGACCCCGAACGGCGCGGCGGGCGCCTTCTATCGGGAATGGCAGAACGCGGGCGAAACCGGCTACATCCGCCACTTCTTTCCGTGGTGGCTGGATGAATCTTATCGCGTGACCGGCCGTCCTGTAGGAGCACTCTCCGAAGAAGAGCGGATGCTGATCGAGCAGCACGGCCTGGACGAAGATCAGATCGCCTTCCGTCGCGACGTCAAAGCGAACTTCGGAGCCCGCGCGCGCGAAGAGTTCGCCGAGGACGCGCAGACGTGCTTTCGCAGCAGCGGCGAGTGCGTCTTCGAACTGGATACGCTTGAAGAGCGGTTGAAGAACCTCGTGGAGCCGATTGAGCGCCGCGACAATGGCCGTCTGCGGATCTGGCTACCGTTCGTAGCCGGGCGACGCTTCATCATCGGCGTCGATCCGGCGGGCGGCGGCATCGACGGCGATTTCGCATGTGCCCAGGTTGTGGATCGCGACACCGGACTGCAGTGTGCCGAGTTACTCGGTCATCTGCGTCCCGAGGAACTGGCGCGCGAGATCGCGAGGCTGGGCCGCGAGTACGGCGATGCCCTCGTCGCGGTCGAGCGCAACAACCACGGACACGCGGTTCTCGCCTGCCTGCAGTTGCAGGAGCGGTACGCCAATCTCTTTCACGAGGGCGGCGGCCCGCGGCGCGAGGCCGGATGGCTGACCACGGCCGCCAATCGTCCGCCGATGCTGGAGAACCTGGCGGCGGTGCTGCGGGCGAATCCGTCGTCGCTGCAGAGCCCGAGGCTGCTCGAACAATGCCGGACATTCGTCCGGGGAAAAGACGGGCGCGCCGAAGCCGCCGCCGGGAGTCACGACGATGCGGTGATGGCGATGGCCATCGCGCTCGCGGTTCGGGCGCAACTGGCTTGA
- a CDS encoding phosphatidylinositol kinase codes for MAVEAVQHVKRMRGGAQGHLMRASDGHYYVVKFQNNPQHLRVLANELLATKLGELLGLPVPQVEVVNVDSWLIEHTPELRIELVHGVISCVPGLQCGSRYVVPPAEGVVYDYLPENLLERVRNLEAFAGALILDKWTCNADGRQAAFWKKSRERKFTVSFIDQGYCFNAGEWTFPDSPLRGVYARNDVYRGITGWNSFEPWLSRLQELDEQKLWRVAETVPPAWYGDTCDMERLIEQLLKRRNRVPELILNFRNSSRQPFPNWAERVN; via the coding sequence GTGGCCGTCGAAGCGGTTCAACATGTGAAGCGGATGCGCGGTGGTGCGCAGGGTCACCTGATGCGCGCCAGCGATGGCCACTATTACGTCGTGAAATTCCAGAACAATCCGCAGCACCTGCGGGTTTTGGCGAACGAGTTGCTCGCTACGAAATTGGGCGAACTGCTCGGACTGCCTGTTCCGCAGGTCGAAGTCGTGAACGTGGACTCCTGGTTGATCGAGCACACTCCGGAGCTCAGGATCGAGTTGGTTCACGGTGTGATCTCGTGTGTTCCCGGGCTGCAATGCGGGTCACGATATGTTGTTCCCCCGGCGGAGGGAGTTGTCTATGACTATCTTCCAGAGAATCTGCTGGAACGGGTTCGTAACCTGGAGGCTTTCGCCGGTGCGCTGATACTGGACAAATGGACGTGCAATGCCGATGGAAGACAGGCGGCCTTCTGGAAGAAGTCGCGCGAGCGCAAGTTCACGGTCTCGTTCATTGACCAGGGGTATTGTTTTAACGCCGGCGAATGGACTTTTCCGGATTCACCCCTGCGCGGCGTTTACGCACGGAACGATGTCTATCGCGGCATAACGGGTTGGAATAGTTTCGAGCCATGGCTGAGCCGGTTGCAGGAACTCGACGAACAGAAGTTATGGCGGGTCGCGGAGACAGTTCCACCGGCCTGGTACGGCGATACGTGCGACATGGAGCGGCTGATCGAGCAGTTGCTGAAGCGGCGAAACCGGGTACCGGAGCTGATACTGAACTTCAGGAACTCGAGCCGCCAGCCGTTTCCGAACTGGGCGGAGCGGGTAAACTAA
- a CDS encoding DUF3037 domain-containing protein: protein MRPPQRQCEFFLVRYMPDAVKEEFVNVGVALYTVDTAGPRFSDVLFTTNWSRVRCLDPDVEVEAITGLEQQLREVLWAPGSSVAATLRESLGGVLQLTEARPLMTESPEAELKLLSQAYLERHRPASRDASGRQTILHAMRREFERQGVWQFLRTGITVVPYTEEGDPLKIDFAYNASTSGQGLVRMFQAVSLERDINAAKVLAFSCPRIASGLREKESSDLQLTAVIEAELPPTREIEFGKRVMRENGVVIRTVADIPAIAERAREELKL, encoded by the coding sequence TTGAGGCCACCACAACGACAATGCGAGTTCTTCCTGGTTCGCTACATGCCGGACGCGGTCAAGGAGGAGTTTGTCAATGTGGGCGTCGCGCTTTACACGGTCGACACGGCCGGCCCACGATTTTCGGATGTCCTCTTTACGACCAACTGGTCACGTGTGCGGTGCCTCGATCCCGACGTCGAAGTCGAAGCAATCACCGGGTTGGAGCAGCAACTGCGCGAGGTGCTCTGGGCCCCGGGCAGCAGCGTTGCTGCAACTCTGCGGGAATCGCTCGGCGGAGTGCTGCAGTTGACCGAAGCGCGCCCGCTGATGACGGAATCACCCGAGGCGGAACTGAAGCTGCTTTCGCAGGCGTATCTAGAGCGGCACCGGCCGGCATCGCGCGATGCTTCCGGACGGCAGACGATTCTGCACGCCATGCGTCGCGAATTCGAACGCCAGGGAGTCTGGCAATTTTTGCGAACGGGGATTACCGTCGTGCCGTACACGGAAGAAGGCGATCCGCTGAAGATTGATTTTGCCTACAACGCGTCGACCTCGGGGCAAGGCCTTGTGCGCATGTTCCAGGCGGTCTCACTGGAGCGCGACATCAACGCCGCCAAGGTGCTCGCCTTCAGTTGCCCACGAATCGCCTCCGGGCTTCGCGAGAAAGAAAGCTCCGACTTGCAGCTTACGGCCGTCATCGAAGCCGAACTTCCGCCGACACGCGAAATCGAATTTGGCAAGCGCGTCATGCGCGAGAACGGAGTCGTAATCAGGACCGTTGCCGATATCCCCGCGATCGCGGAGCGAGCGAGAGAAGAATTAAAGCTGTAA